One part of the Lapillicoccus jejuensis genome encodes these proteins:
- a CDS encoding ABC transporter ATP-binding protein, producing the protein MREGPQAPSERRGGLAVTTRGLVHIYRSEGHDVAALSGVDLTVREGEVVGLLGPSGAGKSTLLTLFGGLLRPSAGTLHVGPHDLGRLDEAALDRYRATEVGVVLQGAARNLLPYLTARQNVELAQRAARAAGRVLPPAAEVLALVGLRRRASTPLERLTPGQLQLTALAVAVAAHPGLLLGDEPTSQLDHGARDEVLDAIREVNRQVGTTVVIVTHDAEVAARLPRTVTIRDGRVGGEGRSGEEYAVVAADGSLPLPPPALLALPPGTLVRVHEDEDGWRLQAADHPVEHEEEPGG; encoded by the coding sequence GTGCGCGAGGGTCCGCAGGCCCCGTCGGAGCGTCGCGGGGGCCTCGCGGTCACGACCCGCGGGCTCGTGCACATCTACCGCTCCGAGGGGCACGACGTCGCGGCGCTCTCCGGGGTCGACCTCACGGTGCGCGAGGGCGAGGTCGTCGGGCTGCTCGGGCCCTCCGGGGCGGGCAAGTCGACGCTGCTCACCCTCTTCGGCGGCCTGCTGCGACCCAGCGCGGGCACGCTGCACGTCGGCCCGCACGACCTCGGCCGGCTCGACGAGGCCGCCCTCGACCGCTACCGCGCGACCGAGGTCGGCGTCGTCCTGCAGGGCGCCGCCCGCAACCTGCTGCCCTACCTCACCGCCCGGCAGAACGTCGAGCTCGCGCAGCGCGCCGCCCGCGCCGCCGGTCGCGTGCTGCCCCCGGCGGCCGAGGTGCTCGCGCTCGTCGGGCTGCGCCGCCGTGCGAGCACCCCGCTGGAGCGGCTCACCCCTGGCCAGCTCCAGCTCACCGCGCTCGCCGTCGCCGTCGCCGCCCACCCCGGGCTGCTGCTCGGCGACGAGCCGACCAGCCAGCTCGACCACGGCGCGCGCGACGAGGTCCTCGACGCCATCCGCGAGGTCAACCGCCAGGTCGGCACGACCGTCGTCATCGTCACCCACGACGCCGAGGTCGCGGCCCGGCTGCCGCGCACGGTGACCATCCGCGACGGCCGGGTCGGCGGCGAGGGCCGCAGCGGCGAGGAGTACGCCGTCGTCGCGGCCGACGGCTCCCTCCCGCTGCCGCCGCCGGCGTTGCTGGCCCTCCCGCCCGGCACGCTCGTGCGGGTGCACGAGGACGAGGACGGGTGGCGGCTGCAGGCCGCCGACCACCCGGTCGAGCACGAGGAGGAGCCCGGTGGCTGA
- a CDS encoding DUF3052 domain-containing protein — protein sequence MTPTAEAAPLDAGLRRLGFAPGQVVQELGWDEDADNDLRYAVEDVVGSDLEDEDYGDVAEAVLLWFRDGDGDLVDTLVDCLTNLADEGFIVLLTPRADREGAVQASDVEESAVTAGLHTAGVANVSPDWLAVRLVSPKGARR from the coding sequence GTGACCCCGACCGCCGAGGCGGCCCCGCTCGACGCCGGGCTGCGGCGGCTCGGCTTCGCCCCCGGCCAGGTGGTGCAGGAGCTCGGCTGGGACGAGGACGCCGACAACGACCTGCGCTACGCGGTCGAGGACGTCGTCGGCAGCGACCTCGAGGACGAGGACTACGGCGACGTCGCCGAGGCCGTCCTGCTGTGGTTCCGCGACGGAGACGGCGACCTCGTCGACACCCTCGTGGACTGCCTGACCAACCTGGCCGACGAGGGCTTCATCGTCCTGCTCACCCCGCGGGCCGACCGCGAGGGCGCCGTGCAGGCCAGCGACGTCGAGGAGTCCGCCGTCACCGCCGGGCTGCACACCGCCGGTGTCGCCAACGTCTCGCCCGACTGGCTCGCCGTCCGCCTCGTCTCGCCCAAGGGGGCCCGGCGGTGA
- a CDS encoding glycerophosphodiester phosphodiesterase, translated as MTHPTRRLLRAALTLAVGAGLTLPLLTSTTVHAAPAGAATVTPAARAPLGSPLVIGHRGASGYRPEHTLASYELAARMGADLIEPDVVSTKDGVLVVRHEPEISGTTDVADHPEFATRRTTKQLDGVATTGWFTEDFTLAELRTLRAKERLPQYRQHNTLYDGLFPIPTLDEVFALRARLEQELHRTIGIIPETKHPTYFRALGLPLEPGLVTLVRKYGLDRPTAPIVVQSFELNNLQLLRSLYRFRAKEVLLTSTTGKGFGDTKTYAQLLSPRGMATLAQTVQSIGPDKNQVIARTADGSLGQDTGLVARAHRFGLTVTPYTFRAENVFLPTDLQVGTVPSDYGRAIDEDVAFLRVGVDGLFCDQPDICLVARQQFLAGK; from the coding sequence ATGACCCACCCCACCCGACGGCTCCTGCGGGCCGCGCTCACCCTCGCGGTCGGCGCCGGCCTCACCCTGCCGCTGCTCACCTCCACCACCGTCCACGCCGCGCCCGCCGGGGCGGCGACGGTCACCCCGGCCGCGAGGGCCCCCCTCGGCTCACCCCTCGTCATCGGCCACCGCGGGGCGTCCGGCTACCGCCCCGAGCACACCCTCGCGTCGTACGAGCTCGCGGCCCGGATGGGCGCGGACCTCATCGAGCCCGACGTCGTGTCGACGAAGGACGGCGTCCTCGTCGTGCGCCACGAGCCGGAGATCTCGGGGACGACCGACGTCGCCGACCACCCCGAGTTCGCCACGCGGCGCACGACCAAGCAGCTCGACGGCGTCGCGACGACCGGCTGGTTCACCGAGGACTTCACCCTCGCCGAGCTGCGCACCCTGCGCGCGAAGGAGCGGCTCCCGCAGTACCGCCAGCACAACACGCTGTACGACGGCCTGTTCCCGATCCCCACGCTCGACGAGGTGTTCGCGCTGCGCGCCCGGCTCGAGCAGGAGCTGCACCGCACCATCGGGATCATCCCGGAGACCAAGCACCCCACCTACTTCCGTGCCCTGGGCCTCCCGCTCGAGCCCGGCCTGGTCACCCTCGTACGGAAGTACGGGCTGGACCGGCCGACCGCGCCGATCGTCGTGCAGTCCTTCGAGCTGAACAACCTGCAGCTGCTGCGCAGCCTCTACCGGTTCCGGGCCAAGGAGGTCCTCCTCACGAGCACCACGGGCAAGGGGTTCGGCGACACGAAGACCTACGCCCAGCTGCTCTCCCCCCGCGGGATGGCCACGCTCGCGCAGACCGTCCAGTCGATCGGCCCCGACAAGAACCAGGTCATCGCCCGCACCGCCGACGGCTCGCTCGGCCAGGACACCGGCCTCGTCGCCCGCGCGCACCGGTTCGGGCTGACCGTCACGCCGTACACCTTCCGCGCGGAGAACGTCTTCCTGCCCACCGACCTGCAGGTCGGCACCGTGCCGAGCGACTACGGGAGGGCGATCGACGAGGACGTCGCGTTCCTGCGCGTCGGGGTCGACGGGCTGTTCTGCGACCAGCCCGACATCTGCCTCGTCGCGCGCCAGCAGTTCCTCGCCGGGAAGTAG
- the aceE gene encoding pyruvate dehydrogenase (acetyl-transferring), homodimeric type has translation MAAPDASGPILNGIPTQLPDTDPEETAEWLESLDAVLDESGRTRARYIMLKLLERAREMQVGVPSLTATDYINTIGPEQEPWFPGDEEVEREYRRWLRWNAAIMVHRAQAPGVGVGGHISTYASAATLYEVGLNHFFRGHDHPGGGDQVFFQGHASPGMYARAYLEGRLEEADLDGFRQEKSHLVDGRIRALPSYPHPRLAPEFWQFPTVSMGIGPMNAIYQAQFNKYLHGRGIKDTSQQHVWAFLGDGEMDEPESRGLLQLAASEELDNLTFVVNCNLQRLDGPVRGNGKIVQELEAFFRGAGWNVIKVVWGRGWDPLLAADRDGALIHVMNSTSDGDYQTFRANDGAYVREHFFGRDPRTRKMVESWSDEDVWWKLKRGGHDYRKVYAAYKAATEHTGQPTVILAKTIKGYGLGKHFAGRNATHQMKKLTLDDLKTFRDELRIPISDAQLEADPYHPPYYHPGDDHPAIQYLRERRAALGGGVPSRRVQHESLKLPGDDAYAQLKKGSGKQEIATTMAFVRLLKDLMRDKEFGKRVVPIIPDEARTFGMDSFFPTAKIYNPHGQNYTPVDAELMLAYRESTSGQILHLGINEAGSVAAFTAAGSSYATHGEPMVPVYVFYSMFGFQRTGDSIWAAADQMARGFLIGATAGRTTLTGEGLQHADGHSPLLASTNPAVVAYDPAYGYEIAHIVQDGLRRMYGDQPENVIYYLTVYNEPIVQPKEPEHVDREGILRGMHLLKPADTDGWEHQPARAQLLASGVGVAWALEAQELLAKDFGVAADVWSVTSWSELRRDGLACDEAEFLTPDAPARTPWVTAKLQDAPGPVLAVSDYMRAVQDQIAPYVPGDFVSLGADGFGFSDTRAAARRFFHIDGPSLAVRTLQQLAKRGEVPADWAAKAAGMYRLDDVTAGTSGNAGGDA, from the coding sequence GTGGCTGCACCGGACGCCTCCGGACCCATCCTCAACGGCATCCCCACCCAGCTCCCGGACACCGACCCCGAGGAGACCGCGGAGTGGCTCGAGTCGCTCGACGCCGTCCTCGACGAGTCGGGACGCACGCGGGCGCGCTACATCATGCTCAAGCTGCTCGAGCGGGCGCGCGAGATGCAGGTCGGGGTGCCGTCGCTGACGGCGACCGACTACATCAACACCATCGGCCCCGAGCAGGAGCCGTGGTTCCCCGGTGACGAGGAGGTCGAGCGCGAGTACCGCCGCTGGCTGCGGTGGAACGCCGCGATCATGGTCCACCGGGCGCAGGCGCCCGGCGTCGGCGTCGGGGGTCACATCTCGACGTACGCCTCCGCCGCGACGCTCTACGAGGTCGGGCTCAACCACTTCTTCCGCGGCCACGACCACCCGGGCGGCGGCGACCAGGTCTTCTTCCAGGGCCACGCCTCCCCCGGCATGTACGCCCGCGCCTACCTCGAGGGCCGCCTCGAGGAGGCCGACCTCGACGGCTTCCGCCAGGAGAAGAGCCACCTCGTCGACGGCCGCATCCGCGCGCTGCCGTCCTACCCGCACCCGCGCCTCGCGCCGGAGTTCTGGCAGTTCCCGACGGTGTCGATGGGCATCGGCCCGATGAACGCGATCTACCAGGCGCAGTTCAACAAGTACCTGCACGGGCGCGGGATCAAGGACACCAGCCAGCAGCACGTGTGGGCCTTCCTCGGCGACGGCGAGATGGACGAGCCGGAGTCGCGCGGCCTGCTGCAGCTGGCGGCCAGCGAGGAGCTCGACAACCTCACCTTCGTCGTCAACTGCAACCTGCAGCGCCTCGACGGCCCGGTCCGCGGCAACGGCAAGATCGTCCAGGAGCTCGAGGCGTTCTTCCGCGGCGCGGGCTGGAACGTCATCAAGGTCGTCTGGGGCCGCGGGTGGGACCCGCTGCTCGCCGCCGACCGCGACGGCGCGCTCATCCACGTGATGAACTCGACGAGCGACGGCGACTACCAGACCTTCCGGGCCAACGACGGCGCCTACGTGCGCGAGCACTTCTTCGGCCGCGACCCGCGCACCCGCAAGATGGTCGAGTCGTGGTCCGACGAGGACGTCTGGTGGAAGCTCAAGCGCGGTGGCCACGACTACCGCAAGGTCTACGCCGCCTACAAGGCCGCGACGGAGCACACCGGCCAGCCGACGGTGATCCTCGCCAAGACGATCAAGGGCTACGGCCTGGGCAAGCACTTCGCGGGCCGCAACGCGACCCACCAGATGAAGAAGCTGACCCTCGACGACCTCAAGACGTTCCGCGACGAGCTGCGCATCCCCATCTCCGACGCCCAGCTCGAGGCCGACCCGTACCACCCCCCGTACTACCACCCGGGCGACGACCACCCGGCGATCCAGTACCTGCGCGAGCGCCGCGCCGCCCTCGGTGGCGGCGTCCCCTCGCGCCGGGTCCAGCACGAGAGCCTCAAGCTGCCGGGCGACGACGCCTACGCCCAGCTGAAGAAGGGCTCGGGCAAGCAGGAGATCGCCACGACGATGGCGTTCGTCCGGCTGCTCAAGGACCTCATGCGGGACAAGGAGTTCGGCAAGCGCGTCGTGCCGATCATCCCCGACGAGGCGCGCACCTTCGGGATGGACTCGTTCTTCCCGACGGCGAAGATCTACAACCCGCACGGGCAGAACTACACCCCGGTCGACGCCGAGCTCATGCTGGCCTACCGCGAGTCGACGTCGGGCCAGATCCTCCACCTCGGCATCAACGAGGCCGGGTCGGTCGCCGCCTTCACCGCCGCCGGGTCGTCGTACGCGACGCACGGTGAGCCGATGGTGCCGGTCTACGTCTTCTACTCGATGTTCGGGTTCCAGCGCACCGGCGACAGCATCTGGGCGGCCGCCGACCAGATGGCCCGCGGCTTCCTCATCGGCGCCACCGCCGGCCGGACGACGCTCACCGGTGAGGGCCTGCAGCACGCCGACGGCCACTCGCCGCTGCTCGCCTCGACCAACCCGGCCGTCGTCGCCTACGACCCGGCCTACGGCTACGAGATCGCGCACATCGTCCAGGACGGCCTGCGGCGGATGTACGGCGACCAGCCCGAGAACGTCATCTACTACCTCACCGTCTACAACGAGCCCATCGTCCAGCCCAAGGAGCCGGAGCACGTCGACCGCGAGGGCATCCTGCGCGGGATGCACCTGCTCAAGCCGGCGGACACCGACGGCTGGGAGCACCAGCCGGCCCGGGCGCAGCTGCTCGCCTCCGGCGTCGGGGTGGCGTGGGCGCTCGAGGCGCAGGAGCTGCTGGCCAAGGACTTCGGCGTCGCCGCCGACGTCTGGTCGGTGACGTCGTGGAGCGAGCTGCGCCGCGACGGGCTCGCCTGCGACGAGGCCGAGTTCCTCACCCCGGACGCGCCGGCGCGCACCCCGTGGGTGACGGCCAAGCTGCAGGACGCCCCCGGCCCGGTGCTCGCGGTGTCGGACTACATGCGCGCGGTGCAGGACCAGATCGCGCCGTACGTGCCGGGCGACTTCGTCTCGCTCGGCGCCGACGGGTTCGGCTTCTCCGACACCCGCGCCGCCGCCCGCCGCTTCTTCCACATCGACGGGCCCTCGCTCGCCGTGCGGACGCTGCAGCAGCTGGCCAAGCGCGGCGAGGTCCCGGCCGACTGGGCGGCCAAGGCCGCCGGGATGTACCGGCTCGACGACGTCACCGCCGGCACCTCCGGCAACGCGGGCGGCGACGCCTGA
- a CDS encoding FtsX-like permease family protein encodes MWAAIRYRRAQALGLALLTALVTASAVFAALYERALEQSLLREGLLRQGVAATAVTLDSQSSVAANPSPTQVRSLFPTSLAGLFDGGSDLWTGHVSVDGRSGTASVAVYGPQDTCRGLRLVTGRCPSAAFEVLVSADEARLQGYRTGQRISAPEEVPTVGRGPGFAAPFTVVGTYTQLDDPGHWLGIGLTGRAGRTDGTPADNPLMDAWVTPEATFATGWLSPRLTVAYLLDRDRVDLASLPRVAPEVARASAVATASTPPVLLTTRVDDLAASVAEGQRQARVIVPLVVGQLVLLAVVVLGLVAASAVEQRRPEVALVRLRGEGGRGAARRLLAELGTVAALGVPLGVLAAFALDEVARRTWLTPGVPFEVPWTVWPAAAGSLLVAVLALAVVVRPTVREPVATLLRRVPPRRRGWAVGLTDAVVVTVAVAGVASVVTGNVSGPLVLLTPTLLALAAGLLLAHVLVPAAAALGAAFVRRGRVAGAVTALQVARRPAVRRVVTIITVATALAVFAADAVVVGQRNRTDRAQVEVGATRTLATDASRLSPLLAAVRAADPSGRHATAVVVVPQGDPDAVTTMAVQPASFVRVARFPRTPGAFDWADVSRPLPAQPTLVGRRLAVTVDHVALSAIGAQDPSGSQPVDPAGLGLDLSATVLYPGNAPVTADLGTVPVAGPGPVTLATDLGCAGTCRLAGFVLQPSRTAPLVLSGRLTVASVTMDGTPVDLGAASGWVGSGTPDPDTRASYAAPQGPDGGAGLGMQLSTDGDQVRVDTEAAGAPVPALLLGGLPPGSTGQQFTAAGLDGLTTGMVRAADVPYAPGGGAHEALVDLDRLAARTDQVSAPGTASVWVTDAATEQRVRAALAARGVAVTGTEDLADRQALYDASASAWGLQMALVIGVVALLVAGLVLVLVAAASARTRSRDLGALRLAGVPARTLAVVAPAEQVTVVLVGVVAGLLCGLVGAHLAVPLVPFFTVPSTVLPVDTAVAVLPVLLVTAGGLLLLLLVGLGVASRQVRAATVDRVRDQL; translated from the coding sequence GTGTGGGCTGCGATCCGCTACCGGCGTGCCCAGGCCCTCGGGTTGGCGCTGCTCACCGCCCTCGTCACGGCGAGCGCGGTCTTCGCGGCGCTCTACGAGCGCGCGCTCGAGCAGTCGCTGCTGCGCGAGGGCCTGCTGCGCCAGGGCGTCGCCGCCACCGCCGTCACCCTCGACAGCCAGTCCAGCGTCGCCGCGAACCCCTCACCCACCCAGGTCCGCTCGCTCTTCCCGACCTCGCTGGCCGGGCTCTTCGACGGCGGGAGCGACCTGTGGACCGGGCACGTCTCGGTGGACGGGCGCAGCGGCACCGCGTCGGTCGCGGTGTACGGCCCGCAGGACACCTGCCGCGGGCTGCGGCTCGTCACCGGTCGCTGCCCGTCGGCCGCCTTCGAGGTCCTCGTCAGCGCCGACGAGGCCCGCCTGCAGGGCTACCGGACCGGCCAGCGGATCAGCGCCCCCGAGGAGGTCCCGACGGTCGGGCGGGGTCCCGGCTTCGCGGCGCCCTTCACCGTCGTCGGCACCTACACCCAGCTCGACGACCCCGGCCACTGGCTGGGGATCGGGCTCACCGGCCGCGCCGGTCGGACCGACGGCACCCCGGCCGACAACCCCCTCATGGACGCGTGGGTGACGCCGGAGGCGACGTTCGCCACCGGCTGGCTCTCGCCGCGCCTCACCGTCGCCTACCTGCTCGACCGGGACCGGGTCGACCTGGCCTCGCTGCCCCGGGTGGCGCCGGAGGTCGCCCGCGCGAGCGCGGTGGCCACGGCGTCCACGCCGCCGGTGCTGCTGACGACCCGCGTCGACGACCTCGCCGCGTCGGTCGCCGAGGGGCAGCGCCAGGCCCGGGTCATCGTCCCGCTCGTCGTCGGCCAGCTCGTGCTGCTCGCCGTCGTCGTGCTCGGGCTGGTCGCCGCCTCGGCGGTCGAGCAGCGCCGCCCCGAGGTCGCCCTGGTCCGGCTGCGCGGGGAGGGTGGGCGCGGCGCCGCCCGTCGGCTGCTCGCCGAGCTCGGCACGGTGGCGGCCCTCGGCGTGCCGCTCGGTGTGCTGGCCGCGTTCGCGCTGGACGAGGTGGCCCGCCGGACCTGGCTCACCCCCGGGGTGCCCTTCGAGGTGCCGTGGACGGTCTGGCCGGCGGCCGCGGGCTCGCTGCTCGTCGCCGTCCTCGCGCTCGCCGTCGTCGTCCGGCCCACCGTCCGCGAGCCGGTCGCGACGCTGCTGCGCCGGGTGCCGCCGCGGCGGCGCGGATGGGCCGTCGGGCTCACGGACGCCGTCGTCGTCACGGTCGCCGTGGCCGGGGTCGCCTCGGTCGTCACCGGCAACGTCTCCGGCCCCCTCGTCCTGCTCACCCCCACCCTGCTGGCCCTGGCCGCGGGGCTGCTCCTCGCGCACGTCCTCGTCCCCGCCGCCGCCGCGCTCGGCGCCGCGTTCGTGCGCCGGGGCCGGGTCGCGGGCGCGGTGACGGCGCTGCAGGTGGCCCGTCGGCCCGCCGTACGGCGCGTCGTCACGATCATCACCGTCGCCACCGCCCTCGCCGTGTTCGCCGCCGACGCCGTCGTCGTCGGCCAGCGCAACCGCACCGACCGGGCCCAGGTCGAGGTGGGCGCCACCCGCACCCTCGCCACCGACGCGAGCCGGCTGTCCCCCCTGCTGGCCGCCGTGCGCGCCGCCGACCCCTCCGGCCGCCACGCCACCGCCGTCGTCGTCGTCCCCCAGGGCGACCCGGACGCGGTGACGACGATGGCCGTGCAGCCGGCGTCGTTCGTCCGGGTGGCCCGCTTCCCGCGCACCCCCGGGGCCTTCGACTGGGCCGACGTGTCGCGGCCGCTGCCCGCCCAGCCGACGCTGGTCGGCCGGCGGCTCGCCGTCACCGTCGACCACGTCGCCCTCTCCGCGATCGGGGCGCAGGACCCGTCCGGCTCCCAGCCGGTCGACCCGGCCGGCCTCGGGCTCGACCTGTCGGCGACCGTGCTCTACCCGGGCAACGCCCCGGTGACCGCCGACCTCGGGACGGTGCCCGTCGCCGGCCCCGGACCGGTCACCCTCGCCACCGACCTCGGCTGCGCGGGGACGTGCCGGTTGGCCGGCTTCGTGCTCCAGCCGAGCCGGACCGCCCCGCTCGTGCTGTCCGGCCGCCTCACCGTCGCGTCGGTGACGATGGACGGCACACCGGTCGACCTCGGTGCGGCGTCCGGCTGGGTGGGGTCGGGCACGCCCGACCCGGACACCCGCGCGTCGTACGCCGCCCCGCAGGGCCCCGACGGCGGCGCCGGCCTGGGGATGCAGCTGTCCACCGACGGCGACCAGGTGCGGGTCGACACCGAGGCCGCCGGTGCCCCCGTCCCGGCGCTGCTGCTCGGCGGGCTGCCCCCGGGCTCCACCGGGCAGCAGTTCACCGCCGCCGGTCTCGACGGGCTGACGACCGGCATGGTCCGCGCCGCCGACGTCCCCTACGCCCCCGGTGGCGGGGCCCACGAGGCGCTGGTCGACCTCGACCGGCTCGCCGCCCGCACCGACCAGGTCTCCGCGCCAGGCACCGCGTCGGTGTGGGTGACCGACGCGGCCACCGAGCAGCGCGTGCGGGCCGCGCTCGCCGCCCGCGGGGTCGCCGTGACCGGCACCGAGGACCTCGCCGACCGGCAGGCCCTGTACGACGCCTCGGCGTCGGCGTGGGGGCTGCAGATGGCGCTCGTCATCGGCGTCGTCGCGCTGCTCGTCGCCGGCCTCGTCCTCGTCCTCGTCGCCGCCGCGTCGGCGCGGACCCGCTCGCGCGACCTCGGCGCGCTGCGGCTCGCCGGGGTGCCCGCGCGGACCCTCGCCGTCGTCGCCCCGGCCGAGCAGGTCACCGTCGTCCTCGTCGGGGTCGTGGCGGGTCTGCTCTGCGGGCTCGTCGGGGCCCACCTGGCCGTGCCCCTCGTGCCGTTCTTCACCGTGCCCTCGACGGTCCTGCCGGTCGACACGGCCGTCGCCGTCCTCCCGGTGCTGCTCGTCACCGCCGGCGGGCTGCTCCTGCTGCTGCTCGTCGGGCTCGGCGTCGCCTCCCGGCAGGTGCGCGCGGCGACGGTCGACCGGGTCCGGGACCAGCTGTGA
- the fdhD gene encoding formate dehydrogenase accessory sulfurtransferase FdhD — MGRVTSRTRAVRVEVAAQGPAQHRDRVETLAVEAPMQVRVDGEPLSVTMRTPGDDFDLTIGFLLSEGVITGAQDVRTLMHCQDEDESGSPTFNVVDVALADGVARPGAASARRTVTSSACGVCGTASIDAVRTTGRYDVAADPVRVDPQVVAALPDALRAQQKVFERTGAVHAAGLFTADGEVLCVREDVGRHNAVDKVLGWAAREGRLPLTGHLLAVSSRAGFELVQKAYVAGVPVLAAVSAPTSLAVDLAADTGLTLLGFVRPPRLTVYAGAHRVAGPPGVSGTGQ; from the coding sequence ATGGGACGCGTGACGAGCCGGACCCGGGCGGTGCGGGTCGAGGTCGCCGCGCAGGGCCCGGCGCAGCACCGCGACCGGGTCGAGACCCTGGCGGTCGAGGCGCCGATGCAGGTCCGGGTCGACGGGGAGCCGCTGTCGGTGACGATGCGCACCCCCGGTGACGACTTCGACCTCACCATCGGCTTCCTGCTGTCCGAGGGCGTCATCACCGGCGCGCAGGACGTGCGCACCCTCATGCACTGCCAGGACGAGGACGAGAGCGGCTCCCCCACCTTCAACGTCGTCGACGTCGCCCTCGCCGACGGGGTGGCACGCCCGGGCGCCGCGTCCGCGCGCCGGACGGTCACCTCGAGCGCGTGCGGGGTGTGCGGGACCGCGAGCATCGACGCCGTGCGCACCACCGGCCGGTACGACGTCGCCGCCGACCCGGTGCGCGTCGACCCGCAGGTCGTCGCCGCGCTGCCCGACGCGCTGCGGGCGCAGCAGAAGGTCTTCGAGCGCACCGGCGCCGTCCACGCGGCCGGGCTGTTCACCGCGGACGGCGAGGTGCTCTGCGTGCGCGAGGACGTCGGGCGCCACAACGCCGTCGACAAGGTCCTGGGCTGGGCCGCCCGCGAGGGACGGCTGCCGCTCACCGGGCACCTGCTCGCCGTCAGCAGCCGCGCGGGGTTCGAGCTGGTCCAGAAGGCGTACGTCGCCGGGGTGCCGGTGCTCGCCGCCGTGTCGGCCCCGACCTCGCTGGCCGTCGACCTCGCCGCCGACACCGGGCTGACGCTGCTCGGCTTCGTCCGGCCCCCGCGGCTGACCGTCTACGCCGGCGCGCACCGGGTCGCGGGTCCGCCGGGGGTCTCAGGGACCGGTCAGTAG
- a CDS encoding ABC transporter ATP-binding protein codes for MAEAPAEPAQVAVRGLRVAYGGVVALDGVDLDARAGQVLAVTGPSGAGKSTLLWALAGAARPAAGTVTVDGEPVADRDAAVARGVGIVPQGNGLATVLTARENVLLPLLATGVAADDAGRRTDAVLDAVGLGESGGHLVEELSGGQQQRVAVARGLAARSRVLLADEPTSELDHINRERVLALLRAEADRGAVVVMATHDPEAAEQADGEVRLDEGRLTVVRSPQ; via the coding sequence GTGGCTGAGGCGCCCGCAGAGCCCGCGCAGGTCGCGGTCCGGGGGCTGCGGGTCGCGTACGGCGGGGTCGTGGCCCTCGACGGCGTCGACCTCGACGCCCGCGCCGGGCAGGTCCTGGCCGTCACCGGCCCGTCGGGGGCGGGGAAGTCGACGCTGCTGTGGGCGCTCGCCGGGGCCGCGCGCCCGGCCGCCGGCACGGTGACGGTGGACGGCGAGCCGGTCGCGGACCGCGACGCCGCCGTCGCCCGCGGGGTGGGGATCGTGCCGCAGGGCAACGGCCTGGCCACCGTCCTCACCGCGCGCGAGAACGTCCTGCTCCCGCTGCTGGCGACCGGCGTCGCCGCGGACGACGCGGGGCGTCGTACGGACGCGGTGCTCGACGCCGTCGGCCTCGGGGAGTCCGGCGGCCACCTCGTCGAGGAGCTCTCCGGCGGGCAGCAGCAACGGGTCGCCGTCGCGCGCGGGCTCGCTGCCCGCTCGCGCGTCCTGCTCGCCGACGAACCGACCTCCGAGCTCGACCACATCAACCGCGAGCGCGTCCTCGCGCTGCTGCGCGCCGAGGCCGACCGGGGCGCCGTCGTCGTCATGGCCACCCACGACCCGGAGGCCGCCGAGCAGGCCGACGGGGAGGTCCGGCTCGACGAGGGGCGGCTCACGGTGGTGCGCTCCCCGCAATAG